Genomic window (Chionomys nivalis chromosome 7, mChiNiv1.1, whole genome shotgun sequence):
TTATTATTTTTAAGGCGTGGAAAAGTGTAACTCAAAGCGCCTCGCTGAAGTGtcatgtttcattttgtttcgttttgtcgggattggggacagaactcagatcTCTGTCCGTGCTAGACAACAGCTCTGCCAGCTAcattttgtctcttttgtttcttttcactttgagacaaggttttcctAAATTGCCCAGGTTagacttgaacttgtgatcttcatGCCTTATCCTTCCCAGTAGCTGGAATTCTAGGCAAGTGCCATCAGACCTGgcaagagtttcttttctctgttttcaaaGCTATGCCTGATCTTGGAGATTTGTGTAAATATGatgtatgcatgtgggtgtgcatgcttGGGTGTGCATGCTTGGGTGTGCATACACGTGTgggtgtgcatgcttgtgtgtgcatgcacgtgtgggtgtgcatgattgtgtgtgcatacacatgtatgtggaggctagTATTGActtggtaactttttttttttttttttttttttgacttggtaactttttaaatcactttttcactttttttttttttttttttaaaaacaaggtctCTGAAGCTCACTGATTGACTGAACTAACTGTCCAGCAAGGTCCAGGAATCctcctctctcctgtcttcccagctctgggtttaagggtgtgtgctactacacccAGCTCCTTACAAGAATGCTGGGGACCcagactcaggttctcaggcttgtgtggcaagcactttactgactgagccatctccccaggccaaCCTTTGGTcctaaagcaatggttctcaacacGTGGGTTGTCACCCTTTGTGTGTACGGGTCACATATCAgaatatcagacatttacatcatgattcataattgtagcaaaattacaattatgaagtagcaacgagaaTAATTTTCTGTTCTCTGCTTGGGAAAACAGGTGAGAGTCTCCCCTGGCGTCCTGGTCCTTGCCTTGCCAATGGAGAGGCTCAATCCCAGTGCCGGGCTGCTGGCCGCAGCCCTTAGCATCTTGTCCATTCCACATCCTTTTAGCATCTTGTCCACTCCGCATCCTTTTGCTCTGTCTCTagggcagtgtttctcaaccttcttcttttttttcttttgttttggtatttttttcaagacagggtttttctgtgtatgtaacatctctggctgtcctggaacttactatgtagaccaggctggcctcgaattcacagaaatctacccgcctctgcctctgggattaaaggtgtgcgacacAACCGCCTGGCCAGTTTTTTACCTTcttagtgctgtgaccctttaatacagttcctcatgttgtgaccgCCCAGCTATAAACTATTTCttcactacttcataactataactttgctactgttatgaatcatgctgtaaatatctgatgtgcaggatatctgatatgtgatccccaaAGGGTTTGCAACCCTAAGATTAAGAACCATTGCCCCGAtgtttctgaagggaaacaggtcTTTCACAGTGGCCCAGGGGGGTCATCAGAGGAGGGGTACACCCCCAATATCCTGCACATCTCTTTCCTATCGTTGTTTAAACTTGGACTTGAGACTCTTCTTCCCAGAAGTCCTTGGCCACCTCTTCCTGCTTGTTTGTTGCCTGCGTAGGGCAGACATCTGCTGACTGCAGCCCTGGCTCGGGAATGCCAGGGAGCTTTGGATCCTCTTGTAATTAAAATGTCCCACTGGCCTGGGAGATGGTACTGTGCTACCCACTGCTCCTGCAGCTGGGGCTGCTCCAGTCAGGATGGCTCCTTGGGCTGTCAGCCCAGGCAGAAACAAGTGGGGATGCTGGCCAGGGTACATAGGGTGGCCATGTGGCAGTGTCTCCTTTGCTGGTCCTAACATGTCAGTGTGACCTTGGGTCCATCTCAGCCTGGGACACGCAGGCTGTGCTTGTCATGGGTAGAGGCTGTGAGGCTATAGGGGTTCCCTCCATTAGAACCTTGCAGGCTGGGGGTAAATCTGAGGGAATGCCCTCTGGCCAGCCTTAAAATAAGGGGGTCCCCTGCTGACCCAGTTCAGTCCACTTATGGCATCTAGAGCTTGTAAAGCAATCTGTACAAAGGACATCTGCATTCTTGGTCAGTCCCGTGTCACAGAACTGTCCCTCTGTTTCCCAGGCATCCCTGTGTGGAGTGGCCTGGACCCTGGGGGCACAGGCAGTGTCCATGAAATTGGCACTTCCGGGGAAGAGAATCCTGCAGCTGGGATGTGGGAACTTTCCCAAGTGCCCAGTCTCAGTGTTCCTATTACCAGTGCAACTTGAAAAGAGGTCCAACATCAGAGAGGACCCCTGTCCTGACTCAGTGTAATTCTGTATCCCCCACCATTGTGTCCGCACATCCCATTCCATGTGCCCACTGTGACTTTGCCTGTGCCCACTGTGACTGTGTTCCCCACGTAGCCCTAGCTTTGAGTGTAGTTGTGCCTGCCCTGTTAGTCCCATAGAGCTTTATGGAACAACTGGAGTTCCTCGCCCCACAGGGGAGTGTCTGGGAGAGGCTACACACCGACACCTCCACAGCATAAATGCCTCTTACCCTGGATTGAGTagctgatggagacagaggctcaACCAAGATCTGCTTTGGAGACTCTCCTGACCTGGGGGAGACTACACCGAGACCTGGCCTTCCTCATTTTCCTGGGGGTCCAATGGGTGTACCCCACCTGCTGTGCCCCAGCACTTGACTCCTGAAGCTGAAGATCATGTGATCCCTGAGCAGAGGCTATGTTTCGTCCTTAGCGGTCCCTGGGTCCACACATCAGGGATGAGCCTAAGGAGAAGCCATGGCCATGCTCTGGGTGTCCCTAAGTCACGGAGGAGATAGATGAAGGACCACCTTGGCTTCCAAAGGCTCTTGGTCTCCAGCTCTTGAGGGACAACTCCTCGTGCTTGGTCTGGTTCTGAATTCTCAGGGCTTCTGACCCTCACGTGTATAGAATGCCTACGGTTCATTCTGGATAAATGCCAGGATCCACCATGAGAAGACGGTTAGGCCAGCATGGAGTGAGGGGCCAGATACTATGGGGTGAGCACCAGGGAAGGTGCTAGAAGTACACGGCCTGGGCAGAAGCCTGGAGTGGAACCAAGATTGTGTGTTAAGCAGAGAGACCCCGAGGTTCTTGAGACTGGAAATGGGGGACAAGACAATGGCGAGGGAAGAGGCTGCAGGGGCTCTGGCTGTAGATCCTATGTTGGCTAAGGGTGTGGATTTCTTTCAGAGAGAACCCATTACGTGGGTGCCTCTGGGGAagtcccggggggggggggggggggagaactcAGGCCAGAACAGTCGGGAAATAGGTGGCTCTCAATTCTGCAGTCAATGTCGCCCTCTATTGGTCACATTGGATATTGACTTAGACTAGGGTTTCTCATGCCGGAGCTGGACAGCAGTTTCCTATCCATCCAACGAGCGCCCTGGGGACGACTGCCCAGAAAGAACCCTTGTGCAGACCAGGACATTCGACTCCAGATACATCCAGTGGGTGAAACCCCTTCAGGACACTGGCCCCCATCCACAGGAGACCCTGGGTATGAGTTTAGCTGTGGgatgcaggaggaagaggagggcctGGCTGGCCCTGAGACAGTGGCCTTGGGAGCAGATGGGGTCAGGCTCCCTATGGATACATCCATGGATTCAGCTCCCAAAGTGAGCCCTGGGGGCTAAGATAGAGTGGGCGTTTGATCCCCTGGACCTGCATGAGTAGTTCGGACCACATGAAAAATGGGGCCAAGTTGTGGGATCCTGGGGTGACTTGGGTATCGGGAGTGTTAGAGtgaagagcaggaagaggaacCACTTCTAGGGCTGAGGAATCTGTCCATGTTCTCATTGCTCCTCatgccctctcctccccccagctCAGCTCATTCACCCCAAAGGGGACTTTAAGTAGGCAGAGCCTCCTCCACCCTGATGCAGCAGAGAAAACCCACCTCAGGACCAGGCTGTGGAGGCAGCCCAGGAAAGAACTGAGGAGCCAGGGAGGAGGACAGGATGTCAGGGGGTTGGGACCCTTCACTACTCCACTCCGGGGTCCAGGGCTGGCCCCAGGGTCCTCTGGTGAATATGAATCCTGAGTTTCTGACCTTGGGTCACAGCAGGATGAACAGGGGTGAGTTGGGGGCCTGCCTGGCTccttcatatgtgtatgtatgtaagtgtatgtatgtaagtgcacatgtgtgtgagtactCGTgtgcatgtggagttcagaggacagccTTCGGTGATATTTTTCAGGCATCATCCACCttggtttgttgtttatttttgttctgttattgttgttgttttggattttttttttttttgctttgtttgagacaggatttcactatgtagccctggcccggctagaactcactatgtagattggcctcaaactcacaaagatccacctgcctctgcctcctgagtgctgggatgaaaagtaTTTGTCATGAGCTGAAGGGATAATTCAGAGACTAAGAGccctggcagctcttccagaggtcctgagttaattcTCAGCAATctcacggtggctcacaaccatctactgtgagatctggcgccctcttctggcctgcaggcatacatgcaggcaaaacgctgtatatataataaataaatccttttttaaaaagtgtttgccATGACTGGTCagtcttattttttgagacaaggtctttcactggcccagaactcaccaaATATAGTTGAGCCAGCTGACCAGTGAACTCCATAGAttaacctgtctctgccttccccatgctgggattacaaacacgtGCCACAACACCCAATTCCGTCtgtgttctgggaatcaaattcaagttCCTGTAAGGCAAATACTTTTATCTATttaagctatctcttcagcctttGGCCCTTTAAGAAGGCAGTTCTGCCCCGCCCCTTGAGTGACCCTGTTGCCCAGCAACAGGAGGCAGTTGGTGTATACAATGTTCCTGAGGCAACCAGAAGCATTGTTCGGGACAGAGTGACCAGTACTGCCCCACTGATCGTGCCTGGACGACCGCCAAGTGACCCTCTTTTCATTCTGCCCCCCTTCCTGCTCAGCCAGGCAGTGGGCACCATGGCACAAACGGACGTGCTCCTGACTAAGGAGCCAGCCCCACAGTCAATCCAGGCCTGTGAGCTGCCGCACAAAGAGTACGATGTGGCCTGCAATACAGGTGCCTACACATCCTCGGGTTTGGCCACCGCTGGCTTCCGCACAGCCAAATACCTAATGGACGAGTGGTTTCAGAACTGTTACGCCCGCTACCACCAGGCCTTTGCAGACCGGGACAACTCTGAGCGGCAGCGGCATGAGAGCCGGCAGCTGGCAGCCGAGACTGAGGCGCTTGCTCAGCGCACACAGCAGGACTCCACGCGAAAGGTGGGAGAGCGCCTGGAGGACATGCATTGCTGGAAGTCAGAGCTGCAGCGGGAGATAGACGATCTGTCTGCCGAGACTGAGCTGATGCGTGCCCAGAAAAGGCGGCTAGAGCGCGCCTTGGACGCCACTGCCGTGCCCTTCTCCATTGCCACCGACAACCTACAGTGCCGAGAACGCCGCCAGCATCCAGACCTTGTGCGGGACTACGTGGAAGTGGAGCTGCTGAAGGTGCAGCTGGTGGCTTAGGCCTAGGGCGGGAGGCAGGCTCCGGCCCGCATATAGAGTGGACATGGCAGCGCCTCAGGGTTCACACAGTGCTATGCCCCTCTACTCATGCGGGACCCCCTGGTCCTCCAGACATAGGAGACTTTTTACCACATGGAGTCCCTGACTTCCAAATAACTATCTCTCTTGTGGGATCCCCTCCAGTCCCCAAGATTTCAAAGACAGTAACTCTGACCCTgagtgttttttgtgtgtttgctttgttttgttagcCATAGGCTCCTCCTGTACCAGCATGCTCCTGATTGTGGTATTTGCTCTCCAGGTAGAAAGCCAGGGCAGTCAGTGCTGCAAGTCTAGAGGGGGTGGAGGGGATGTGGAGGCCACAGCATCTGCTCTTTCTGTCCAGAGTCTCCAAGCCTCAGCTTCACAGATCCCATATACACTTAGAATGCCAGCATccaggagactgaggaaggaggtcACAAGTTCCAGTCTGGACTACGTGGAAAGACtctgcaacaaaacaaaacaaaaaaaaacaaaacaaaacataccacCCCTCCTTCCATTAGACACCCTTCCCCCCAAACCCAGCATAGCTTGCTTTGGGAAACCTTGTACTAAGATTAGGGGGCCACTCAGCCTGAATGCTGCAAAACCCTGAACCCCTCAGAGCTGGAGCCTCCTGTGGTGGTCTTTGGCCTGTGGGTGATGGTGAAAGATGGGAAAATAAGCAGCCATGCTGGAACCAGGGAACCCCTGTTACACCCCAAGCCTTGACCACAGCTCGTATCTGAAGTATTGTCAGTGTGCAGAGATGGGCGGCTCACTGAGGACACAGGGCAGTGGAAAGCATGGCCCCCGTGGACTTGCACTTGAAGGAGTTCCTGAGACCCAGAAaatgttggggttaaaggaaACCTAgagcttcctttctgtccttgggCCGTGGACAGCAGACAGAGGGCATCTGCTTTCCTATGGGCTTGGGGTCCTCAGAGGTAGGTGGTCTAGGTCCTGGCATAAGGCTGATGCCCTTCAGTATACTTTCGGAGTGTTGAAGATAACCCCAGAGCCTAGACAACTGTCACGGGTTATCCAACAGCCAAAAGACACCCCCTAGAGCAAACACTCACTTACACACCCAACCTCCTCCCCTCAATAATCCTAGCATGGAAGGGCTGGGATCAGACCTCCTTTTATGGGGGAGGAGGGACTAAGGCAAAAGTCAATGGAGGCGAGGCCCATGCCTTGGCTCCTGCtgggtccctccctccctccctccctccctccctcccttcctccctccctccctccctccccacgaGGAAGGGCAGCGCTCTGTtactctgaaggactgtctccTCTCCAGGAAACTGAGCTGATCAGGAACATCCAGGAGCTCCTGAAGAGGACCATCTCACAAGCCGTGGGCCAGATACGGTGGGTCACAGCAGCCCCAAAGTGTTCCCCACCCCAAGGTTGGTCAGAGGTGGGGGGGgcaggacagctaggacagtGACTGTCTCAAAGAGGTCAGAAGGCTTTTGGATCATAGCCAGGGATGTAGGCACTGCTCAGCGGGGCATAGACAACTATCTCCAcatctgttctggaacttggGCCCTGCTGGCCATGGAAGGAAGCCTGAGCTGGAACTGGAGCCCCCGGAAGCTGGAATGGGGCCTGCTTCCCGGGGTTCACTGGAACATAATGGGCCCTGCATCCCCTCCTTCCCACTAGGCTGAACTGGGAACACAAGGAGACCTGTGAGATGGACTGGTCAAACAAAGTAGAGGCATACAACATTGACGAGACCTGCTCTCGCTACAACAATGAGAGCACCCAGGTGCAGTTCTACCCGCATTCCGGCAAGTTCGAGGAGAGGTAGGTTCCTAGGCATCCCCGTTTGCCCCGTCACCTTCTTGACTCTACTTCCAAAATCTGAGAAAGGATTCTTGCCCCCGCGGACATGGACCAGTTCTCTGGGGAATCTCTGTATGCAGCTGGTGTGATAAAAAGAGAAACCCCTTACCCAGGTGCCTGGCTCCCACAGTTCACACTGGGTTGGTGCCTGCTCCAACCCCTGGATCCCCGTGGGTGGCCTGGACTGCGTTTCTGCTCGCGGCCAGCAGAGGGCAAGCAACCGCCACTAGAGGTCCGGGAGAACCTAGGGTTGTCTGTGTGATAAAGGGGATCGCAGTGCTGGAGTCTCGCGTGGCTACAACCCAACCAGGTCGCACCTCCACTTTCAGTGCCTCCACTCCAGAGACGTGGGCCAAGTTCACTCAGGATAATCTGCTTCGAGCCGAACGCGAGCGGCTAGCTTCGGTTAACCTGCGGAAGTTAATTGACTGCATCCTGCGGGATACGGCCGAGGACCTGCGGCTGCAGTGCGATGCAGTGAACATGGCTTTCTCACGCCGCTGCGAAGAGCTGGACGATGCCCGCCACAAACTTCAGTACCATCTGCAAAAGGTGGGACGGCAGGGCACGCCCACCGTTGGACACGCCCACCTGTCTGACTGCACCCAGGACACGCCTGCCAGCAAGCCCATCCCATGCTTAGGACATACCACTCACATTTGAGCTAATCCCACACCCCCTCCAGTAATGCCCACCTGCCCCCCCTCGAACCACGCCCTTCCCTCACCAATTCCCTTAACCACAGGGACCACGGTCTCGAGACCAGGGTTGCTATCTCAGTCATGACCTGGCTTCAAGGTCCCCTCTGCTTCCCACCCAAAAGCAGAGATTCATATACCTCTGTAGTCTCCTTGAGCTGAGGTAAAAGCAGATTTATATTTGGGAGTGGCCCGATGGTACAGCCACTCTGGGAGGCTGACCCGTAGGAGCTGCCAGCTATGGGGTTTTGGGATGGGCATGGTACGCCTGTGAGGTCCTGCTCTGGGCTCACATTGTGGGCTCTCCTAACTCCAAGCCCCGACTTTCTTGACCCGGGTTGGAGGACACACAGACTGGCCTGACTCATAGGACCCCCTGAAGGTTTTCTACAGGGCTGCTCTCAGTGTCTCCAGTCAGGGCTGGAGATGAAGGAGCGAGTAGTCTGGCCCCCCTCGCGTGCTGGGCTGGGATAAGCAGGTGCCCTGATTGCTCCAGACTTGAGCTGGCCCCAGGCTCACACACTGCCCTGTGCAGACGCTGAGGGAGATCACCGACCAGGAGCACCAGGTGGCAGCCCTGAAGCAGGCCATCAAGGACAAGGAGGCTCCTCTGCGCGTGGCCCAGACCCGCCTGTACCAGCGGTCACGCCGGCCCAACGTGGAGCTGTGCCGGGACGCTGCACAGTTCAGGTACCCTGGAGCGATCCTGCGCAGCGAGGGTCATCCTTGAACCCCTTTAATCCTCCTTAGGCCTCTCCCACAGGACCACTCCCACATATGAGCAGACATGagactggggggcggggggagtggACCCTGGAGAGGGTTGCATGCCAGGAACAACGCAAGGTCCCGTGCCACTCTGGGATGCCTAACCCTCCTGGAAGGACCCTAGAGTCTGGCAACCCAGATTCCTGGGGCCAAAGAGCAGAGAGGTGAGGCAGGGCCACCACCCACCCTTATACCTCTGATGGAGTTCTGTGTTCCATGTACCTCCTACAGGCATGGTGGGTTATGCGTTTTAATTTCCTCATCTAGCCAGTGCCAGGATGCCCTTTTAAGCATAagtttctgtcttcttccttcttcattgactgtaattttattttagaaaacaagGTTTCAAGGGTGGTTCCTGCCTGCAAATATCTTTAGCTGTTGTTGCTTATTTTCCCAATCCTTGCTTATTTTCGCCACAAGGGGGCAGTATTTCAAGACTCCCTCTAACTGCTGTGCAGCTAGGGAGGCCCCTTGGCGCTGGAAATAAGGGCCAGTCTTGATTTCATGCCAGGTTTACAGTGATCTCGCAGCACTGTAGCCACTTTGGTGGGGTTCCTGTAAGCCTTTTGGGGTCCTCTGTAGTAGCATCATTGCCCCTTCCCTCGTCTCTCCAGTAACTCACCATTCCCTCTCCTGAAGGTTGCTGAGTGAGGTGGAGGAGCTAACCATGTCCCTCAACTCGCTGAAGGAGAAGCTTCAGGACGCCGAGCAGGCACTGCGGAACCTGGAGGACACACGCATGAGCCTGGAGAAGGACATTGCCGTCAAGACCAACAGCCTCTTCATCGACCGCCAAAAGTGTATGGCCCACCGCAGCCGCTACCCCAGTGTCCTCCAGCTGGCAGGCTACCAGTGACTGGGGCTGGCACCTGGCCACATGATCTCATCCAAATAAAGAGCACCTTAGTTTTCTACTTACAGTGTGGCGTAGCATGAAGAGACAGGCGACCGTCCACTTGGACGGGCATTTCACAACTTCTGTATAGACAGGCTTTGTCCATGGCCCATCGTCCTCCATACCTCAGGAGAAACTGTCTATCCAGATGAGGCCAGGTACTCCCCCTCATTCCCATTTAGAGCCccaccaaacctggttcctcCTATCTTCACCAGTTTGAGGGTCTTGAGTATCTGTTGGGGACATTGcatgtcttcctttccctttaacCCTAGGCCTGAGGCTCGGCTTATATCCCTTTGATTATATCCCATTTGCTCCTCATGCTGTCCCTCCTGATGTTAGCCCTACTCAGAGAAATTCTTCAGGCAGAACCACACCCCACTCACACCTGATTGCTCCCCCACAGCTCAGCAGCTCCTACTGCCCAATTCTTCCCAGTGGAGTCAGGAAGGGAGATATGTTCATGCCCTGTGGCTGTTGGGGTAGGGGTACCTGTTTCTTGTCCTGGACTGTAGGGGGGAATGGGATAACATGCCTCTACCACAAACTGCCCACACATGGACATCTgacccctttctggcctctgttctCCACATCTGTTCCAAGAGAAATTGCCACATGTCCCCATGCCTACTGCAGGTAAACATCTGGAGAGAAAATTTTGGAGACATAAAAGCATTCCTGGAAATCAGGGCCTGGAAGGGGACATGGGACAGCTATGTGGGGGCAGCTGAGGACAGGCAGGGCTTTCTGGAGATGGCGGCCTGTATTTCACAGTACAGACCTCGGGACTAGCCCTAGACCAGGGCAGGAGCTATACTGAGCCGATGGGGCCAGGCCCTTTCTCATCTCTGGAGCTTATCTAGAGCAGGCTCCTCAATTTCCTGAACACATTGTCCTCGGTGCCCTCTGGGAGGATGAAGTGTGCCTTGGGGTCTTATCAGGGAGGGCTTTCTGAGGAGGCGTATGACCCCTGAGAGGGGGGCACTTATCCCCCAGTTCAGACAGAAAGCTCAGCTTGTAACCTGCCTGCCAGACAACTCCAGCCCTGGGGCTCTCCATGGCAGCCTTTGCCACCATCGCATTTGTTCTTTCTCATCAGCCCCTGCAGCTGGGCATGGGAGAGGCATCGGGTGCGCCCTCCAGCACACTGTTCAGAGGACACGTCACCTCCCGTCCCCACGGAAACCATGCCGCTTGTCACAGTTGTTGATCACCACAGCGACAGCAGGACGCAGCTCACGCTCTTTGGGATGCCATTCAGAACGTGCCCTGGGTGCTGCCCCCAGAGGGCCCAGAGCAGATTAGTCGATGGGTTTGGGGCACATGACACCCGTGAAGCCCGTACCCGGAAACATTATAGGTGGGAGGACAGGAGCAGAAGCTGCAGGGTGCTCAGCCTCCCATGGGCTtccaggctggggtgggggtggaggccaCAGAACCCCCACTCCTTGCCTTGGGATGGTATGGTGGGTTCTGTCTGGGTCCTGTTTCCCATGGTCTGGGTAGAAGTGCTACCCCTACCAGCCTGGGAAGCAGTAGCCAGATGATTCCCTGTGCAGGGGGGTGGTGGCAAGGCCTCCTTGCTGTGCCCACTCAAACCCACTCTCAATAACATCTTTCCCTTCCCCCGTCCTCAGAGGCACTCACCCCCAGGCCTCTCCCTGGGAAtgggagtcatctgggaagaggatcAAGCTGGCAGCTCCCTGGGTGAACCTGCCTATCAGACCCCATTGTCACCTCCCACTGAGGTCATTCCCCATGCTCCAGCAGGGTGGGCCTCCTCTGACTTCCCAAGGGTGGGGGCAGCTGGGCACTATTTTAAGCAATGTTGCCCCATTGTGGTGGGTCCTATCATTTTACAACCAGAGAAAGCAAGGCCAGGAAGGCCCCCTGCCCCTTAGGCTCACACCCAAAATAGATAGGAGATAATCTTTTCCTCTCTGTGGCCTCAGAAACCTGGGCCATGGCAGGTAAACCTTGTCCCCAGGGTCTGATTTCTTCAGGTGGAGGTGGAGACCACAAGGTAATGAGGGTGGTGTTGCCGTTGCCTTGAGATCATCCAGACACAAGTGGCAGTTTCTCCCTGGAGGTTCCTGCAGCTTGCTTCAGGAAGAACCCTCTGACTCCATGTCCCAGGCAGAGTAAGACGAGATTCGAGTTACCACAGCACGCAGGAAGGGTGCTGTCCGCCCCGGGATGCCCTCTACCACAGCACGCAGGAGGAGTGGTGTCCACCCTGGGATGTCCTCTGGACCTTCTGCTGCATGACCTTTCATGGGGAGACATAAAGAACTCTCCAGTCACTCCAGATAGGTGCAGGCATTGGCAGACCAAAGAAAGGGATCTGCCCAAGTGCAGCTTGGTGAGCCAATGAGCTGACTGGGTTACGTACACAAGGATGCTTGTAGAAAGTCTAAGGCAGTTACGCCATCTGGAGATCCTTCAGGAAGCTTATGGCTGACCACTGAAGGATTCCACTGGAGAATGGATGATTTACAACAAAACTAAagatccccacactcccacccCGGCCAGTCTCTACCTCCTCACAAGGAGGGAAGTGCCCTATGAGGCTCTCTGAGACTTCCCGCCCCAGGAGGGTGAGGCCATAGGCTGGATCTCAAGAGTCTCAGGCTGAATCATCAGAGCTGCCCAGATTAAAAATGGTGGTGGTCACGTCAGTCTAAGGAGACAGATAACATAATATCCTCTGCCTACTCTGGGCCCATGGATTAAGTTGAAAGAGGAAACACAATTGCTCTTTTTGGTGCTGTGCTGCCCAGGGGCACCTATGGGACCCCAGTAATGGTGTTGCTTGAACTTTTCTAGGGGATATGGGGACAAACACCTTCTTCCCCCCAGATAGGGCACCACCAACAAAAGATCAAAGTACAATTTCACCTGATTCTTGCTTGGTAAACCAATGAGTCTATTGGCTTACTTACAGAGCATGGATAAGGGGTTGCATACCCCCACCTAGCAGCTGTATAGATGACAATTCTctcaccctgccccacccccgaGGTAATCACCAATATACTCTGTCACCCTCAGAGACACCAAGACTGCATGCAGCTGGGGTGGGCCACATACAGCTGGTTTGGAGGGATAGAAAGGACTGAGATCTCTGGTGAGGAGTGGGGaaccctcccactctccccttcAGTGAAGGTCAACGGTCAACAGATCCAATCTTGATGGTCACTTGCAAGCGACcacagcttctctgatgaagatgGTAAGGTCGTTCGTTATGCCTGGAGGAGAGAAGTTCACCACAAGCGGGCAATGACCTCAGTAGAGCAAAGGTAGAAAGGGATGCCCACGCACAGCTTCCCTGGTACCATGTTACCACCAAGGAACACAAGTGTCTCTGACTTAACCCCGTGCTCCATCTGTACAGCACAACCAACTGAGCCTGGATACAGTCTGTTTGGGTTTGCCTGGGATGCTCCTCAGCTTCCCTCCCAGCACCCACCGCCCCTTGCAAATTGAGCCTCCTGCCTGGACCAAATGGTTAGTTTCTTGGGAGACGGAGAATTGACACTACAGCCACAACTACAGATCTGTTGCTCATTCTTCCTTGGACTGGCTGGCCTTGACTGGCTGCTGTGGGATCTATTTTCGTATACCTGGCCTCAGACCTGCCCCCCCCAGCCCTACCCCGTCTCACTCATCATACACTTTGTCCATGTCCTGGAATGGGGGCCTGAACAATAGAACCCCAAACTCACTGTCTGCTGTCCAGGTTACTCAAGCACCTTTATGGACTATTGACCACCTCTACGAGGAGGGGATGACTCATAGGGTGTTGGGGTGCTGAGTCCCCCGTGCCTAGTACCCCAGCTGCCCCCTCTAGTGCAACC
Coding sequences:
- the Tekt4 gene encoding tektin-4 isoform X1; protein product: MAQTDVLLTKEPAPQSIQACELPHKEYDVACNTGAYTSSGLATAGFRTAKYLMDEWFQNCYARYHQAFADRDNSERQRHESRQLAAETEALAQRTQQDSTRKVGERLEDMHCWKSELQREIDDLSAETELMRAQKRRLERALDATAVPFSIATDNLQCRERRQHPDLVRDYVEVELLKETELIRNIQELLKRTISQAVGQIRLNWEHKETCEMDWSNKVEAYNIDETCSRYNNESTQVQFYPHSGKFEESASTPETWAKFTQDNLLRAERERLASVNLRKLIDCILRDTAEDLRLQCDAVNMAFSRRCEELDDARHKLQYHLQKTLREITDQEHQVAALKQAIKDKEAPLRVAQTRLYQRSRRPNVELCRDAAQFRLLSEVEELTMSLNSLKEKLQDAEQALRNLEDTRMSLEKDIAVKTNSLFIDRQKCMAHRSRYPSVLQLAGYQ
- the Tekt4 gene encoding tektin-4 isoform X2, with product MDWSNKVEAYNIDETCSRYNNESTQVQFYPHSGKFEESASTPETWAKFTQDNLLRAERERLASVNLRKLIDCILRDTAEDLRLQCDAVNMAFSRRCEELDDARHKLQYHLQKTLREITDQEHQVAALKQAIKDKEAPLRVAQTRLYQRSRRPNVELCRDAAQFRLLSEVEELTMSLNSLKEKLQDAEQALRNLEDTRMSLEKDIAVKTNSLFIDRQKCMAHRSRYPSVLQLAGYQ